A segment of the Candidatus Zymogenus saltonus genome:
TGACGAGTAAATTCGTCGCCATATCGAGGAGCTTACGCTCACCAAAGGAAAGTTCTTTATCGTGTTTCAGGATGTGTAAATCTCTTAAGACAATAGCTATTTCAAAAACAGACCCGGTCTTGATTTTCTCCATATACTCCCGGTATCTTCTGTTCCAGGTCTGATTGTCGATTTCAACTTCTTTATCTTTGAGAATACTATATACCTCTTTAACCTTTGTCTTGGAAATGATTTGTCTTAGCCCCACGCTTTTAATGTTGCAGGAGGG
Coding sequences within it:
- a CDS encoding CarD family transcriptional regulator, with the translated sequence MLFKVGDLAVYPAHGVGRIESIEEKEISGTCQLFYTIRIMDNGMTIMIPSCNIKSVGLRQIISKTKVKEVYSILKDKEVEIDNQTWNRRYREYMEKIKTGSVFEIAIVLRDLHILKHDKELSFGERKLLDMATNLLVKELAIAEDTNEDQVRLDLKGILTK